The Nocardioides marmorisolisilvae genomic interval CGCCCGGATCAGGCCGCTCGACCGACTTACCCGGGTTCTCGTTTCGAACAGTCGATCCGTGCTCCATGCGGCTCTTCCTCCTGAGTGTCCAGCAACCCCTACCCCGGAAATTTATCTTGACTGTCAAGAAAAAAGGATTCCAAGTCTCTTGACGCTCAAGAAAGTATGATGCAAGGCTTCGGCTCATGCACGGCGGCGACGCCGCGGTCTCGTACACAGGTCCTGGAGGAACGATGTTCAAGCAGAAGAGGGCTCTCGGCGGAGTTGCAGGCGGCCTGCTGGTGGCCATGGCAGTGGCTGGCTGCGGTGCCGGCAACACCAAGGCGCAGACCAATGCCGAAGGCATGGCCTACTCCACGGACTGTTCCAAGATCGACCTTTCGGTCGCGCCCAAGTCCCCGGCCAAGCTCACGTTCGCACACGGCACTGCGGCCGAGGAACCGATCTACCTGATGCAGGCGAATGTCGGCACCACTCCGAACCGCGGCAAGTGGTACGACCCGACGTACACGACCATCACCAAGTCGAGCGACCGGATGACCTCGATCGTGTCTGGTCAGATCGACGGCGCGTCGATGTCTATCCCGCCGCTGATCAGTGCCAAGGCCAAGGGCCTCGACTTCAGCCTGGTCGCCTCGATCAGCAAGGAGGCAAAGGGGCACTTCCTGAGCACCTTCGTCGCGCTGAAGTCGAGCGGGATCAAGTCGGTGAAGGATCTCAAGGGCAAGACCATCGCGATCGCTGACTACGGCACGTCGCAGGACTACTGGGCCCAGAAGGCGGTCGCATCGGCGGGACTGGACCCGAAGAAGGATGTGAAGTACGCCGTCATCCCGCTCTCAAGCATGGAGGAGGCACTGCGCAACCACACTGCCGACGTCGTTGGCCTGGTCGAGCCGTTCTACTCGATCGCACAGGAGAAGGGCGCGCTGGTCGACGTCTTCGACTCGTTGACCGGGTCCGACGTCGACCAGGAGTTGCAGGACGCAATCTTCGGCAACAAGTACATCAAGGCCAACGCGGGCGCCGTGTGCGCCTGGATCGCTGACTACAAGCAGACCGTCGCCGCATACAACGCCGACGTGAAGAAGGGCAAGCAGCAGATCCTGGACGCCAAGATCATCCAGGCACCCGCCGACGTCTACCTCGGTGCCGACGACTGGGCCCGACCCGAGGGCGGCGTCATCGACCTGACCGACCTTGATGCCCTCATCAAGAGCATGAAGGCCGTCGGGATCGTCAGCTCGGACGCGAATGTCACCGCGAAGGACATGGTCTTCCCGGGCATTTCGAACACCCAGTGACCCCTGGTCCACAGGGCAGAGAAGGAGCACGTCATGGCCACTCGACACACCGAGTCGATGATGAACACCGAGGCCACCGGTCCCGACGTCCAGCCGATCCTCGAGATCAAGGGGGTCCGCAAGACCTTCCGACGCGGCAAGCGAACGGTCGAGGCGCTGGCGGAGGTCGAGTTACAGGTCCGTGACGGCGAGTTCTTGACCATCCTGGGACCGAGTGGCTGCGGCAAGAGCACGCTGCTACACATCATCGGAGGGTTCGAGACCGCCACAGCGGGTTCGGTCCACCTGGAGGGCCGACCCGTCACCGGGCCAGGTCGGGCCCTGGGGATGATGTTCCAGCACGGCGCACTCTTCCCCTGGAAGAACGTGCTCGACAATGTCGCCTGGCCGCTCGTGGCAGCCAGAGTCGGGCGCCGCGAGGCCCGCGCAGCCGCGATGGAGTACGTCGAGCTGGTCGGCCTGAGCGGATTCCAGGACTCCTACCCCGGTGAGCTCTCGGGAGGCATGAGGCAGCGGGTGGCTCTTGCCCGGACCTTGGCGCTCAAGCCGCGGGTCCTGCTGATGGATGAACCGTTCGGCGCCCTCGACGCTCAGACCAGGGAACTCATGCAAGAGGAGCTGAACAGGGTGTGGAGCACGACCGGGACCACCGTCGTCTTCGTCACTCACGACATCAACGAGGCGGCCTTCCTCGGGGACCGCGTGGTGGTGATGGGTGCCCGGCCCGGCCGAATCGTGCACGTCGAGCAGGTCGCCCTGCCGCGCCCTCGCACGGCGGAGTCCAAGAAGGACCCGCGACTGCTCGAACAGCACAACCGCCTGTGGGACGTGCTGCGCAACGAAATGCAGCCGCGTGCGGACGGAGCTGGCCGATGAGCTCCGCGGCTGCCGTTCCGTCGCTGGTCGAGGTGGGGCATGGCGACCCACGAGACTCCGTGTACGAGTGGATGCTCGCCAAGAAGTGGCCGCTCTCCCTGATCTCCTTCGTGGTCGTGCTGACCGTCTGGGAGCTCGCGGGGACGACCGGCGTGCTGCCCGACTACATCCTGAGCCCGCTTGAGATCGTGCGCGGTGTTGCGACCGCGCACGATGAGGGCCTGCTGATACCGGCACTCGTCACGAGTGGGCGGCGGTTACTGGCCGGATTCGCCATCGGCACCGGCTGCGGAATCGTGCTCGGCCTGCTATCCGGCCGGAGCTGGCTCGTCGGCAAGCTCGTCGATCCCCTGGTCAGTGTCGCCAACCCGCTCCCGAAGATCGCACTCCTGCCAGTGTTCGCAGTGTGGCTCGGCTTCACAGACGTGACCCGGGTCAGCGTCATCGCCCTGGGCTGCTTCTTTCCGGCGTACATCAACTCCGCGAGCGGAACCCGACTCGTCGAGAAGAACCTAGTGCGTGTCGCGGAGAATGCTGAGGCCTCTCGCCTGCGCCGGTTCTTCGGGGTCGTCCTCCCTGCCGCCCTGCCCCGGGTGTTGGTGGGTACCCGGATCGCCCTTGCGCTGTCCTTCGTCACCCTGTTCGCCGGTGAGATCGTGGTGAGTCCCGACGGCGTCGGCGGCATGCTTTACAACGGATACCAGAACGGCCGCTACGACGTGATGTATGGCGGCCTGCTGGTCCTGGCCCTGGCCGGCTTCCTGGCCGATCTCCTGCTTGGCTGGGTCGGAGTCAGGTTGACGCGTGGCCAGGCGATCGAGGCGGTGGGTCACGATGGCCGTTGACCGAGCCTCGAAGACGGCACGCAGGTGGCTCGCCATTACGCTGACGGTGCTCAGCCTGGGTGTTCCGGTGATCCTGTGGCAGGTCAACGCCATGATCCAGCAGAACCCTGTCCTGGCACCGGGCCTGGGCCGCATCTGGGACACCATGGTGAGCTCGGCGAACTCCGGAGACCTCTGGTACAACGCTTCCGTCTCCATTCGGTCGGGTCTGGAAGGCCTGCTGCTGGCGGCAGTGCTGGGGGTCGCGCTGGGCGTGCTGATGGCACAGAGCCGACTGGCCAGTGCGATCGTGTCGCCCTTCCTCAGCGCCACCTACCCGGTGCCGAAGCTGGCGCTCTATCCGGTCTTCATCCTGATGCTGGGCCTGGGCACCCTGCCCGTAGTGGTCCTCGTTGCCCTGGAATGCATGTACCCGATCGCTTACAACACGCTCCAGGGCGTGCAGTCCACCAACAAGGAACTGGTGCGCGCGGCGGCCAATGCGGACGCCGGCCGGTGGCGGACATTCACGGCAGTACAGGTCCCCTCGGCGCTCCCGGCATTCCTGACCGGACTGCGAATCTCCGTGCCGATCATGGTAGTGGTTACCGTGGTGGTGGAGATGCTCGGCCAGAGCCGGGGCCTGGGCTTCCTGATCCGTGACGCCGGCCGCACCTTCGAGCCGTCCCAGGCCCTCGGCGTCATCCTGCTGCTCGGCGTCCTTGGCTTCGTGCTCGATCAACTGCTCCAGGTCGCGACCCGCCAGATTGTCTTCTGGGAGGCACGATCCGATGCCTGAATCGAACACCCTGCGCACCCGCGATTCCGGCGTTCCGCCATTGATCGAGGACCCGGCCAGCATGGAGGCACTGGAAGCCTGGATCAAGAAGATCACCGCGGTAGCGAGGGCAGGGAGCTTCGCCCTCACCACGGTGGCCTACGGCACCCACCCGGAACAGGTCGCAGACCTCTGGCTGCCTGACGGCCCAGGACCCTTCCCGACGGTCGTGTTGATCCACGGTGGCGGATTCCTGGCCCGCTTCTCCAAGGCAATCATGGACGCTAATGCGGCCGACCTTGTTGGGCGTGGCTATGCCGTCTGGTGCCCGGAGTACCGCCGGACAGACCTCGACGGCGGCCCTCGTCGTACGACGTCCGACATCGAGTCCGCCCTCGCCCATCTCTCCCAGATCGAGGAGCCGCTCGACCTTGATCGGGTGGCGGTCGTGGGGCACTCCGCAGGTGGATACCTCGCGCTGTGGTCCGCCGGGCTAACGGCCGTGCGCCACGTTATTGCTCTGGGGGCGGTGTGCGACCTGCGGATCAACGCCAGGGCTACCGCGGACTACGCCCGGTTCGTGGGTGGAACCACCGACGAGGTCCCGGATGACTACGAGTATCTCGACCTCTCCCGTCGCCCGGCGAGTCGGTCCACCCAGGTCATCCTGTGTGGCGAGCTGGACCAACCGCACCGGATCCGGGAGAACCGCGACTACGTCGCCACCGCCATTCATAAGGGAGAGTCGATCACTCTCGAGGAACTGCCGGCGACCGGCCACTTTGCCTTCCTGGACCCGCAGTCGCTGGGTTGGACTCGAGCAATGGAAGCGCTGGAGGCGCTGCGGTTGTGAGTCGAGCATGAGCGAACTGTCCGGTGGTGCCCCCTGTTGGCTGGAACTCGGTGGCACGCCCAGCGCGGACGTGCTGGCGCACTATGCCGCACATCTCGGCTGGACCTACGACATGAACCCCGAGGACTCGGGCTATCGGAGGGCGTTTGCCGACGGCTTCAAGGTGGCCGGTTTCGGCGGTCCCGCCGAGCCTCGGCCCGAGCGCGGGTGGCGGGTCTACATCGCCGTGGACGACGTCGATGCCGGTCGCGAGCTCGCGGTCCACGCGGGCGCTCCCGCACTCGGCGCGATCATCTCCGTCCCCGACGGCCGGTTCGCCTGGTTGCATCACCCCTTGGGCGGGCACATGGGCCTGTTCGAGTCACAGACAGATCCGGGCACCGCGGTATGCCCAGGAGTGGGACGCATCAGTGGTTGGACCCAGGAGTCACCTGACTGCGATGGAGTCCGAAGCTTCCACCAGGCTGTCTTCGGACCCGGGTTCCCGACACTGGTCGACTACCAGACGAGCACACGTGCCGGCTGGATCGTGCGCGTCACCGCGGAAGTCGATCACGCCCTGGATCTGCAAGACCCGGCAGGCAATCGATTGCGCCTCGAGCCCGCCACTCCTTCGGACCGCACTGCCGCGGGGAGCGGTCGGCGGGCGTTGAAGTCGTTCACATGTGAGAACCTTGACGAGGTGCACCACCGAATGAGAGCACGAAACCTTCTTAGACCTCAGGGGAATGATGGCGCAGAAGCAACCTAAGCGTTCCTCGGATCTGGTCGACCTCATCATCGACCAATGGTCCCGCGAGGTCCCCGGTCTGGACGTCAGCAGCATCGGCGTGCTCGGCCGGCTGCATCGCTGCGACATCCGCTACCAGGGACTCGTGGCCGATGTGCTTGAGGAGTTCAACCTGACCACGGCGGCCTTCGACGTGCTCGCGTCCCTTCGCCGGAGCCCAGAGCACAAGCGCACTGCGGGCCAGCTCGCGCAGGTCGGCCTGATCAGCAGCGGCGGCCTCACCCAGCGGATCGACAGGCTGGAGAGGTCCGGGCTGGTCAGCCGCACCCGGGATCCCAACGATCGCCGGGTCGTCTACATCGAGCTCACCGCTGCCGGCCACAACCTGATCGACACGGTGCTGGAGCGGCATTTCGCGGAACAGAACAGCTTCCTGTCCGGACTCACCCGCACCGAGCAGCGGCAGCTGGCCGAGCTGCTCTCGCGGCTCGAGGTCTCGCTCGAAGTCGCCGAGCGAATGCGCGAGGAGCCCGACCAGGACGCCGGCTGACCAAAAGCCTGGCCGGAGTGCCGGCGTAGTTCCCAGCGCTGGATCAGGGCTAGGTCAGGGCTGGGTCAGTGCTGGATCAAGGCTGGCCCCACGGCAGCGGGGTGCCGGTCAGGTCCCAGTAGATGCTCTTCTGGCGCATGTACGACTTGATCCCGTCCCGACCCTTCTCGGTGCCTAGTCCACTGGCCTTGTGGCCGCTGAACGGCGTCGAGATGCTGAACTGCTTGTAGGTGTTGATCCACACCGTGCCGGAGTCGATCGCTCGGGCGACCCGCCAGGCCCGGCGATAGTCGCTGGTCCAGATTCCGCAGGCGAGCCCGAACTCGTTGTCGTTCGCCTGGGCGATCAGGTCGGACTCGTCCCTGAACGGGAGTACGACAGCGACCGGCCCGAAGACCTCCTCGCGGCAGATCGTGTCCTGGTTGGTGACACCGGCCAGGATCGTCGGCAGGTAGTAGGCGCCTGCAGCCAGCGCTGGATCCTCCGGAATGCATCCTCCGGCCAGCACCGTCGCACCTTCCGCGACCGCCTTGTCGACCATGCCGGCCACCTGGTCCCGGTGGGAGTGGTGCACCAAGGGCGCGACGTCGGTGCCCGGGTCGGTGCCGGGTCCGACTCGCAGTTGCCGGGTCCGTTCCACGAGCCGACCGACGAAGTCGTCGTAGACAGACTCGTGGATGAACAAGCGGGAACCAGCGATGCAGCTCTGGCCACTGGAGGAGAAGATGCCGAACAGGATCCCGGCGAGGGCTTGCTCCAGATCGGCATCGGCGAAGACGATCGTCGGTGACTTACCCCCGAGCTCGAGGGTCACCGGCATGATCTTGTCCGCAGCGACCCGCCCGATCTTGCGCCCCGTGGTGGTTCCACCGGTGAAGGACACCTTGCCGACCGACGGGTGGGCGACCAGCGCGTTGCCGATCACCGAGCCCGAGCCGGGCAACACCGAGAGCAGTCCTGCGGGCAGACCCGCCTCCTCGCAGATCCGGCCGACCAGCAGGGACACCAATGGCGCCCACACCGGCGGCTTGAGCACCACCGCGTTGCCTGCAGCCAGCGCCGGCGCGACCTTCTGGGCATCACTGGCGATGGGCGAGTTCCAGGGCGTAATCGCTGCGACCACGCCGTACGGCTCGTGCGCCGTCATGGTCAGGCTGCCGGCGCGCTGGGGCGTGACTGCCTCCTCCATCGTTTCCAGTGCGGCTGCCATGTACCGGAAGGTCCCCGCGGCGCTCATCGCCAGTGCCCTGGTTTCGGACCGGCACTTTCCGGTGTCAGCGGTCTGAACATGCGAGATGAGGTCGGCACGCTCCTCGATGAGATCACCTATCCGGTGCAGAACCAGGGCGCGCTGGTGCGGGAGCAGGTCTGCCCAGACACCCGCCCGCGAAGCCGCGAGTCCGGCCGTCACCGCGTCCTCGACATCCTCCAGCGATGCCCCGTGGAAGGCGTGCACTACCCCGCCCGTGGCCGGGTCACGTGACTCGATCAGCTCGCCGCCGCCCTGCCGCCACTCCCCTCCGACCAGGATGAGGTCCTCCAGCCCGTCCACCCCGTCCAGGGCGGCATGGCGAGAAGCGCTCAGCTGCGTGTCCGGCTGCGTGGTGTTCATCTGCGGTCTCCTTAGAGCCAAGAGGATTGAAACCTGGGCAGAGACGATCCGCGTGCGTGGAAGCATCGACTGCTGAAGGAGCGTCCGCCAAACTTCTTGCTTTTGGGTGTTGACGGATCGCCCTCGACGGCTTCATGCTACTAAGTATCTTAGGTCTGAGACAATACCCCAAGGAGACTTCCTATGACCACGACAGAGAACACCGTGGAGACCAACGACCTCGATGCGCTCATCGACTCCTGCCTGGCCACCAAGGAGAGCCGATACGAGGACTGGGACACGTTGGCCTTCCAGGCCGAGAAGGGTGGCGAGAAGTTTCGCCGGGCCCAGATCCGCTACATCGGGTCCGGTGCGACCGGCAACCACGAGGGTGACGGTCGGACCCTGCCCTCCGGCGGGTTCACGTTCTCTAACATGCTGTTGCCGGCCGGCTGTGTCGGTCCCGAGCACACTCACCACGACGTCGAGGAGGCGTTCTTCGTCCTCGAGGGCCAGGTCGAGTTCAGCGTGCACGATGTCGAGGACGGCACCAAGACCGCCTCCCGTGTTCTCGGCTACCGGGATCTGATCCGGGTCCCGGCCGGCGTACCCCGCAGCCTGAAGACGGTCAGTGACGAGGACGCACTCATCTGCGTGATCATCGGAACCCAGAAGCCGCAGCTCCCGACGTACCCCAAGACGTCGGAGATGTACGGCGTCACGCGCGACTGACCACCCACCAGCCCAGCACAACATCGGAGGGAGAGACGGATGCTCACCCCAACAGGAGCACGCGAGCTCCGCGTCAACGGGTTGAACTGGGAGGCCGAAGGCGTCCTGAGTGTCCGGCTCACCGACCCGTCCGGGGAGGCCCTGCCCACGTGGGAGCCAGGCGCCCACCTGGCGCTGCACCTGCCCAACGGCATCGTTCGTGAGTTCTCCCTGTGCTCCGATCCGGAGGACCGCACCGGTTGGACCGTCGCGGTCCTCCGGGAGCCGAGCTCACGCGGTGGCAGTGCCTACGTCCATGTCGAGCTGCGTCCCGGCGACCTCATCACCGTCGACGGGCCACGCAACAACTTCCAGCTCGAGCCGGCGGCGAGGTACGTGCTGGTCGCCGGGGGCATCGGGATCACTCCGATCCTCGCGATGGCTCGCGACCTGGAGCGGCGCGGCGCAGACTGGAGCATGCTCTATGCGGGCCGGTCCGCCGCCACGATGGCCTTCGTCGACGAGCTGGAGAAGCTCGGCACCGCTCACCTGCGCATCCATGCGGATGACGAAGCGGGCGGCCCCCCGAACCTCTCCGAAGTACTCGAAGGGGTTGACGCCGACACGCTCGTCTACTGCTGCGGCCCCGAGCCGCTGCTCAAGGGGGTGGAGGAGGGGTTGGCCGATGCCGGATGCCTGCGCCTGGAGCGGTTCAAGGCCCCCGACCCGGTTGCTCCGCCCGAAGGTGGCGACCAGCCCTTCGAGATCGTCTGCGCGGGGTCGGGAAGACGGGTCGCCGTCCCGGTCGGAACCACCGCTCTCGACGCCCTGGACCAGGCGGGCTTCGACATGCCCAGCTCGTGCACCGAGGGCATCTGCGGCACCTGTGAGACCAAGGTGCTCAGCGGCATCGTCGACCATCGCGACTTCCTGCTGAGCGACAGCGAGAAGGAAGCCCAGAACACCATGTTCATCTGCGTATCGCGGGCGCTGACCCCCGAGCTCACCCTCGACATCTCCTGAAGGGAACCACATGTCCATCACCGGGATCGTCAACCCCGGGCCGCCCGTGGCCCGCCTCCACTCCCTGCGCTCGGTCTCCCTGCTCGTGCCGGACCCGAAGTCGATGATCGACTTCTACACCGGCACCTGGGGCCTCAGCGCCACCGATCAGGGTGACGACGTCGCCTGGCTACGCGGGTCCGGCCAGGAGCACCACATCCTGCACCTCGCCCAGCACGACCAGAACGCGCTCGGCAAGATCGTCTTCGCTCTCGACACCCGTCGTGCCGTCGACGCAGCCGCCCGCGGACTGGAGAGGCTCGGCGTGGCCGTCGTACGCGAACCGGGTCCGCTCGACGATGCGGCCGGTGGCTACGGGCTGCAGTTCGTCGACCCGGAAGGGCGTCTGGTCGAGCTGAGCGTCGAGCGCTTCGCCGTCTCCGCCCGCGACGCCAACGGCCGGGACGCGATCCCGCGCAAGATCGCCCACGTGGTGCTCAACACCGTCGACATCGACGCGATTAGCACCTTCTACTGCGACGTCCTGGGCATGCGGATCTCGGACTGGTCCGAGCACCAGATGGCCTTCCTGCGCTGCAACAGCGACCACCACGTGATCGCCTTCAACCAGGCGCCCTGGACCTCGCTGAACCACGTCGCCTACGAGATGCCGTCGGTCGATCACTTTATGCGCGGCATCGGCAACCTGCGCCGTGCGGGCATCAGCCCCGAGTGGGGCCCGGGCCGGCACGGACCCGGCGACAACACCTTCTCCTACTTCAGCGACCCGGCCGGACTGGTCTGCGAGTACACCTCCGAGGTCGCCCAGATCGAGGAGGACAGCTGGCTGTGCCGGGTCTGGCCGCGCACCCCGGAGCTCTCAGACCAGTGGGGTACGGCGGGACCGCCCACCGAGAAGGTCCGCAAGCACATGGCGGGCGTGCCGGACGCTGGTCACCTGGCCCGACTCACCAAGACCGCCTGATCATGACGCTCACCCACCTGCGACACCCGGCGACCGCATCAGCGCAAGGGGGCCCGCTGCGCGTCGCCGTGCTCGGCCACGGCTCGATCGGCAGGCCCGTCGCCGACGCACTGAAGTCCGGCAACGTCGACGGAGCCGCCCTGGCTGCCGTGGTCGACTCGCACGGCACCCAGGATGCGGCCGGTGAGTCGATCACCTTTGCCCAGGCCACAGAGCTGGCTGACCTCTTCGTCGAGGCGGCCGGCCAGAACGTGCTCGCCGAGTTCGGACCGCGGGTTGTGGCCGCAGGGGTGGACCTGCTGGTGCTCTCGATCGGGGCGCTCGCCGACGAGCGGTTGCACGAGCAGCTCTTCGGGGGACCAGGCAGGCTCTACCTCTCCACCGGCGCGATCGGTGGGCTGGACCTAATCCGGGCGGTCGCCGACGGGGGCACCCTGGACAAGATCTGCATCGAGACCTACAAGCAACCACGCACACTGGTCCAGGACTGGATGGACGACCAGCAGCGGGCCGAGCTGCTCGAGGTCACCGGCCGCACCGAAGTTCTCCGCGGCACCCCGCAACGGATCGCCACGGCGTTCCCGAAGTCCGCCAACGTCGCCATGGCCGTGGCGATGGCCGCCGGCGACCCGGCCAAGGTCGAGGCAGTGGTGTTCGCCGACCCGGAATGCAGCCTGACCAGCAACGAGATCACCGTCCAGAGCAGAACCGGCAGCTACCTGTTCCAGATCCGCAACCTGCCGTCTCGGGACAACCCAGCCAGCTCCGGAGTGGTGCCGTTCGCCGTTCTGCGCGCAATCCAGGACCTGGCCGGTCGGCGGGAGACGCTGATATGAGCCGCGCCGAGGTCGGCGACATTGCCCTGGAGCTCTTCGAACCCGACGAGACCGGCGAGCCTGCCCGCACCGTCCCCGTGGTACTCCTGCACGGCATCGGCGGCAGTGCTGACACCTTCGCCGGAGTCGGACCCCTGCTCGCCGCGGCCGGATGGCGCACCGTGGCCTGGGACGCTCCGGGATACGGCGCCTCCGCCGACCCCGGTCCGGAGGTCGCTGGGCCACTCACTGGGCCTGACTCCCCCGGCGCCTACGTCGAACTGGTCGCCGGTCTGCTCGAGCGCCTCGACGCCCCCCACGCCCACCTTGTCGGAGTGTCCTGGGGCGGCGTGATCTGCACCCAGGTCGCGGTCCGCCGACCTGAGGTGGTCGCCAGCCTCACCCTGATCGACTCCACTCGTGGGTCGGCGACGACTCCGGAGAAGGCGGCCGCCATGCGTGGCCGGGTGGCCGAGTTGCAAGCCGTCGGCGCCGAGCAGTTCGCGGCAGGCCGTGCGCCACGACTGCTCGCCGACGGAGCGGACCTCACGGTCGCTCGGGAGGTGGCACGACAGATGTCGTCCGTGCGGCTGGCCGGGTACGCCGGCGCCGCCGAGATGATGGCCCAGAGCGACACCGGGCCTGTGCTCTCGAGCATCACAGCGCCGACGCTGGTGCTGGTCGGTGACCAGGACCTGGTCACCGGCGTCGAGGAGTCTCGACTGCTGGCGGATGCGATCCGGCAGGCGCAGTTCGGTCTGGTCCGCAACGCCGGCCACGCCGCCGTACAGGAACAGCCGGTCGAGGTCGCCGATGCGCTGCTGAGGTTCCTGGCCGGGCTGCCCGAGGAAGCGCCCAGCGACCGCACCCGTCAGGAGAGCATCCGATGAGTGGCCGACCGTTGTACGTCGTCACCGGCTCCGGACGGGGCCTCGGCCTGGCCATCGCCGAGCGACTCGGACGCGACGGCGCCCGGATCGTGGTGGCCGAGCTGAGGCCCGAGGTTGCCGAGAAGGGCGTCGCCCAACTGCTGGAGCACGGCATCGAGGCGCACCGGGTGGACACCGACGTCTCCGAGGCAGCCTCAGTGGCCGCACTGGCCGAAGCCGTCGAGGCCCTCGGCGGTGCGCAGGGCCTGGTCAACAACGCTGCCATCGCCAACGGCGTCGGCGGGCTGCCCTTCCACCAGATCGAGGAGACGCAGTTCAGCCGGATCCTCGACGTCAACGTGCGCGGGACCTGGCTGGTCTCCAGGGCGCTGTACCCCCAACTGACCCGCCACCAGGGGGCGATCGTCAACCTCGCCTCTGATGCCGCCCTCTACGGCTCACCACGGCTGGCACACTACGTCGCCTCCAAGGGCGCGATCATCTCGATGACGCGTGGCATGGCCCGCGACGCCGGACCGGACGGCGTGCGCGTCAACGCGGTGGCCCCCGGCCTGACCCGGGTGGAGGCGACGGAGACCGTTCCGGCGGAGCGCTACGAGCTCTATCGCAACAACCGCGCCCTGGATCGCGACCAGACCCCGGAGGACGTGACCGGCGTGGTCGCATTCCTGCTCAGCGACGACTCCCGCTACGTCACCGGCCAGACACTGGTCGTCGACGGCGGCTTTGTGATGCCCTGACCAACCAGCCAGCCCGGCCACCCGACCAACCGACTACCCCGACCCGACAAACCTTCACGAAAGGCACCACATGGACCTCGGACTGCGTGACCGCACGGTGCTGGTCACCGGCGCCAGTTCCGGCGTGGGCCTGGCCACCGCCCAGATGCTGCTGGCCGAGGGTGCCAACGTGGCGGCGTGCGCCCGAGACCTCGACCGCTTGACCGCAGTGCTGACGGATGCGTCGACCGAGCGCCTTCATCTGGTCTCCTGCGACGTGACGAACCAGTCCGCGGTCGAGGCATTCGTCGAGTCCGCAGTTGACCGCTTCGGCGGCGCTGACGGGGTGGTGTGCAACGCCGGGAGGTCGCTGATGGCACCCATCGAGAGCACCACCGATGCGCAGATCCGTGAGGAGTTCGACCTGAAGATCTTCGGCGTCCTGAACCTCGTGCGGGCTGCTCAGACGCACCTCGCCACGTCGCAGGTCGGCTCCGTGGTCACGGTGAACGCGATCCTGGCCCGCCAACCGGAGCCCCGGCTGCCGGTCACGTCTGCCGCTCGTGCTGCCCTGCTGAACCTGACCAGAACCCTGGCCACCTCGCTCGGCTCCGAAGGCATCCGGATCAACTCGGTGCTCCTCGGGCTGGTCGACACCGGCCAGTGGTCCCGACGATATGCCGAGGCCGATACCTCCCTCACCTATGCCGAGTGGGCCAGCGAGCTGGCCAGCGACCGAGGTGTCGTCCTCGGCCGCCTCGGCACCGCAGCCGAGGTGGCGTTCCCCATCGTCTCGTTGCTGTCCCCCTTGTCCGGCTACACCACCGGAGCCTGCATCGACGTCGGCGGCGGCGTCGGCCGCTACGTCTGACCTGACCACCATCCCGGAGATCCCAGGAGATCCCATGACCGATCAACCCACCCACGTCACCGGCGGCGACGTCCTCGTCGAGGTGATGCGCGCGCACGGCGTCGACACCGCGTTCGGGGTCGTCAGCATCCACAACCTCCCCCTGGTGGAGGCGATCGACCGGGAGCTGCGCTTCGTCCCGGTCCGTCACGAGGCGGCGGCGGTGAACGCAGCGGACGGTTATGCGAGAGCCACCGGGAGGTTCGGGGTGGCC includes:
- a CDS encoding VOC family protein, translated to MSITGIVNPGPPVARLHSLRSVSLLVPDPKSMIDFYTGTWGLSATDQGDDVAWLRGSGQEHHILHLAQHDQNALGKIVFALDTRRAVDAAARGLERLGVAVVREPGPLDDAAGGYGLQFVDPEGRLVELSVERFAVSARDANGRDAIPRKIAHVVLNTVDIDAISTFYCDVLGMRISDWSEHQMAFLRCNSDHHVIAFNQAPWTSLNHVAYEMPSVDHFMRGIGNLRRAGISPEWGPGRHGPGDNTFSYFSDPAGLVCEYTSEVAQIEEDSWLCRVWPRTPELSDQWGTAGPPTEKVRKHMAGVPDAGHLARLTKTA
- a CDS encoding aspartate dehydrogenase domain-containing protein is translated as MTLTHLRHPATASAQGGPLRVAVLGHGSIGRPVADALKSGNVDGAALAAVVDSHGTQDAAGESITFAQATELADLFVEAAGQNVLAEFGPRVVAAGVDLLVLSIGALADERLHEQLFGGPGRLYLSTGAIGGLDLIRAVADGGTLDKICIETYKQPRTLVQDWMDDQQRAELLEVTGRTEVLRGTPQRIATAFPKSANVAMAVAMAAGDPAKVEAVVFADPECSLTSNEITVQSRTGSYLFQIRNLPSRDNPASSGVVPFAVLRAIQDLAGRRETLI
- a CDS encoding alpha/beta fold hydrolase — its product is MSRAEVGDIALELFEPDETGEPARTVPVVLLHGIGGSADTFAGVGPLLAAAGWRTVAWDAPGYGASADPGPEVAGPLTGPDSPGAYVELVAGLLERLDAPHAHLVGVSWGGVICTQVAVRRPEVVASLTLIDSTRGSATTPEKAAAMRGRVAELQAVGAEQFAAGRAPRLLADGADLTVAREVARQMSSVRLAGYAGAAEMMAQSDTGPVLSSITAPTLVLVGDQDLVTGVEESRLLADAIRQAQFGLVRNAGHAAVQEQPVEVADALLRFLAGLPEEAPSDRTRQESIR
- a CDS encoding aldehyde dehydrogenase, with the protein product MNTTQPDTQLSASRHAALDGVDGLEDLILVGGEWRQGGGELIESRDPATGGVVHAFHGASLEDVEDAVTAGLAASRAGVWADLLPHQRALVLHRIGDLIEERADLISHVQTADTGKCRSETRALAMSAAGTFRYMAAALETMEEAVTPQRAGSLTMTAHEPYGVVAAITPWNSPIASDAQKVAPALAAGNAVVLKPPVWAPLVSLLVGRICEEAGLPAGLLSVLPGSGSVIGNALVAHPSVGKVSFTGGTTTGRKIGRVAADKIMPVTLELGGKSPTIVFADADLEQALAGILFGIFSSSGQSCIAGSRLFIHESVYDDFVGRLVERTRQLRVGPGTDPGTDVAPLVHHSHRDQVAGMVDKAVAEGATVLAGGCIPEDPALAAGAYYLPTILAGVTNQDTICREEVFGPVAVVLPFRDESDLIAQANDNEFGLACGIWTSDYRRAWRVARAIDSGTVWINTYKQFSISTPFSGHKASGLGTEKGRDGIKSYMRQKSIYWDLTGTPLPWGQP
- a CDS encoding PDR/VanB family oxidoreductase: MLTPTGARELRVNGLNWEAEGVLSVRLTDPSGEALPTWEPGAHLALHLPNGIVREFSLCSDPEDRTGWTVAVLREPSSRGGSAYVHVELRPGDLITVDGPRNNFQLEPAARYVLVAGGIGITPILAMARDLERRGADWSMLYAGRSAATMAFVDELEKLGTAHLRIHADDEAGGPPNLSEVLEGVDADTLVYCCGPEPLLKGVEEGLADAGCLRLERFKAPDPVAPPEGGDQPFEIVCAGSGRRVAVPVGTTALDALDQAGFDMPSSCTEGICGTCETKVLSGIVDHRDFLLSDSEKEAQNTMFICVSRALTPELTLDIS
- a CDS encoding cupin domain-containing protein; the protein is MTTTENTVETNDLDALIDSCLATKESRYEDWDTLAFQAEKGGEKFRRAQIRYIGSGATGNHEGDGRTLPSGGFTFSNMLLPAGCVGPEHTHHDVEEAFFVLEGQVEFSVHDVEDGTKTASRVLGYRDLIRVPAGVPRSLKTVSDEDALICVIIGTQKPQLPTYPKTSEMYGVTRD